In Glandiceps talaboti chromosome 4, keGlaTala1.1, whole genome shotgun sequence, a single window of DNA contains:
- the LOC144434220 gene encoding carbohydrate sulfotransferase 6-like has product MDIDTHIHNGTFNSRNITTGDGDRVKLHVLIFASKRTGSSFLGEYFNQNPRFFYSYEPLMTWTQMALQRKISDSLFDTLSVDVLSKFFHCDFSETHPWLSLLKPGCSHSIALNNTSICHRTDTFKNISLSTQNVMDILTPSCQSHDHIAAKVIRIYDLNLLRSFALDPTLNIKIIHLVRDPRAVFHSRNTIKEQNRDFARRKMAVDEVTDYCRNLAKNLAIAIQDQVYQELKENTN; this is encoded by the coding sequence ATGGACATCGACACTCATATACACAACGGAACATTCAACAGTAGAAACATCACAACAGGAGATGGGGACAGGGTGAAACTACACGTCTTGATATTCGCCAGCAAAAGAACTGGATCTTCTTTCCTTGGAGAATATTTCAACCAAAATCCAAGATTCTTCTACAGTTATGAACCTCTAATGACGTGGACTCAAATGGCCTTACAGAGGAAAATATCGGATTCTTTGTTTGATACCTTGTCAGTAGATGTCCTATCCAAGTTTTTCCATTGTGACTTCTCTGAAACACACCCATGGTTGTCATTGCTAAAACCTGGCTGCTCACATTCAATCGCTTTGAACAATACTTCAATTTGTCACAGAACTGATACGTTCAAAAACATTTCTTTGTCAACACAAAATGTGATGGATATTCTGACGCCATCTTGTCAATCACATGATCACATTGCAGCAAAGGTCATTCGCATATATGATTTAAATCTTCTGCGGTCCTTCGCTCTCGATCCGACTTTAAACATTAAAATCATCCATCTTGTCAGAGATCCCCGTGCCGTCTTTCACTCAAGAAATACCATCAAAGAACAGAACAGAGATTTTGCAAGAAGAAAAATGGCCGTGGACGAGGTCACAGATTATTGCCGTAATCTCGCTAAAAATCTCGCGATAGCAATTCAAGATCAGGTTTATCAGGAATTGAAGGAAAATACAAATTAG